One window of Thermocoleostomius sinensis A174 genomic DNA carries:
- a CDS encoding HupE/UreJ family protein, with amino-acid sequence MNQHSGFSRLIRCDRPFKQAGLLIFLIIASFLFSNSPTLAHHAMGERVPANFVEGFLSGLAHPVIGADHFAFIVSVGLLAAISCQGIKIPIAFVLSTVAGAVFHLMQITLPAAELFISGSVLLFGIFLTLKQQPNSWVLTGLAAICGLFHGYAYGESIFGAEMTPLVAYLAGFTVIQLAVAIAAFFIGKAVLKQATELPNLPLRFAGFVICGVGIAFLSTLIVETIFSAL; translated from the coding sequence ATGAACCAACATTCTGGCTTTTCTAGATTAATCCGCTGCGATCGTCCCTTCAAGCAAGCAGGGCTTCTAATATTTCTAATCATCGCCAGTTTTTTGTTCAGCAACTCTCCTACACTAGCTCACCACGCAATGGGAGAGAGAGTTCCCGCCAATTTCGTTGAAGGCTTTCTGTCAGGTCTGGCTCATCCTGTGATTGGCGCCGATCATTTTGCATTTATTGTGTCTGTTGGATTACTAGCTGCGATTAGTTGTCAAGGAATCAAGATTCCGATCGCTTTTGTGCTGTCAACAGTAGCAGGAGCCGTGTTCCACTTGATGCAAATCACATTACCAGCGGCTGAGCTTTTCATTTCTGGATCGGTGCTGCTATTTGGTATTTTTCTGACCCTGAAGCAGCAGCCCAATAGCTGGGTTTTAACTGGATTAGCTGCAATCTGTGGATTGTTTCATGGCTATGCCTACGGAGAATCTATCTTTGGTGCAGAAATGACGCCGCTGGTTGCCTACCTGGCAGGCTTCACTGTGATTCAACTCGCAGTGGCTATTGCCGCTTTTTTCATTGGTAAAGCGGTTCTCAAGCAAGCCACTGAACTGCCTAATTTGCCGCTTCGGTTTGCTGGGTTTGTCATTTGTGGCGTAGGTATTGCTTTTCTATCGACCCTAATTGTTGAAACGATTTTCTCAGCATTGTGA
- a CDS encoding AMP-dependent synthetase/ligase, translating into MIGTKTTKPVSPDSLTVRLGRTLPSLLNEASLQVPNPHAFNQWTESGWQSLSNQAFQTAVESLAVGLLELGLQKGDRVALLMHSDVNFCVADLGCLLANLVDVPIDLTQTLEHIIFVLDHSEARVLIVSNLDLLQQILPYLWNMPQLRYIIVVSVPEDWQAVRSQWITSASTPGSQFPTKEIPESACLDIPMLLHPASLEQSHPTVPQCLQVFSLEEIQHNGQASTINPRSLHDAIAAHDLATIVYIPDEQGQLQGVMLTHENISANALTSFSVIPNLKRGAQEVVLSFLPLNHVLARTLLYGHINYGHSIYFSSPNRVMKQLQEVHPTVLTTVPLFLEKIYSKILEHSHKASSIVERLLLRWAMRLAKRYEMEHQPSGVYAGLLTLADWLVFAKWRSVFGGRLQHLICGGAALRAEVATVFAAAGIPVMQGYGLTQASAVVCCNRGSHNRPGTVGTPIPGVELTIAEDGEILIRGPYITPGYYRNSEATRSLIDSQGWLHTGDLGTISEDGFLKIVGLKKSLFKLSTGKYIAPQPIEQRLMQSPFVDRTIVIGADQKTCALLIIPNLAALHRYALEFGIDSPNDALLKHPCVLALYQALVNVANCHLPYWAIVKQFRLIHPDIISNAEQNSIEPLSRTALLQLLTDEVKALFAEITPQVRPQNIKVLTSPDADKWNINEQAGSEVIDLLCSYLPDATCPVFAQSLNPRLTTLRLIVPFMLYTGMNIPEFSRGIAEQLITIL; encoded by the coding sequence ATGATAGGAACTAAAACCACCAAACCTGTTTCGCCTGATTCTCTTACTGTGAGATTGGGGCGAACCTTACCTTCCTTGTTGAACGAAGCTTCTCTTCAAGTTCCCAACCCTCATGCGTTTAATCAGTGGACTGAATCAGGATGGCAATCGTTGTCGAATCAAGCCTTTCAAACGGCAGTCGAATCGCTGGCGGTTGGCTTGCTAGAGTTGGGGTTGCAGAAAGGCGATCGAGTAGCGTTATTGATGCACAGCGATGTTAATTTTTGCGTGGCTGATTTAGGTTGCTTGCTTGCAAACCTAGTTGATGTCCCGATTGATCTAACTCAGACCCTTGAACATATTATTTTCGTACTGGATCACAGTGAAGCGCGAGTGCTGATTGTTTCTAATTTAGATTTATTGCAGCAAATCTTGCCCTATCTTTGGAATATGCCTCAGCTTCGCTACATTATTGTCGTAAGCGTTCCTGAAGACTGGCAGGCAGTTCGATCGCAATGGATCACTTCCGCTTCTACACCTGGAAGCCAATTCCCCACCAAAGAGATTCCTGAATCTGCTTGTCTAGATATTCCTATGCTGCTGCACCCAGCGTCTCTGGAGCAATCCCATCCAACAGTTCCTCAATGTCTTCAAGTTTTCTCACTCGAAGAAATTCAGCACAACGGACAGGCATCTACAATCAATCCTCGATCGCTTCATGACGCCATCGCTGCGCATGATTTAGCCACGATTGTATATATTCCCGACGAACAGGGGCAACTGCAAGGAGTGATGCTGACCCACGAAAATATATCGGCTAACGCGCTAACCTCATTCTCGGTCATTCCAAACCTCAAACGAGGAGCACAAGAGGTTGTGCTTTCCTTTTTGCCCCTCAACCATGTTCTAGCACGAACGCTGTTATATGGGCACATCAATTATGGTCATAGTATCTATTTTTCTAGCCCCAATCGTGTGATGAAGCAGTTGCAGGAAGTACATCCTACTGTGTTGACCACGGTGCCGCTGTTTCTAGAGAAGATTTATAGCAAAATTCTGGAACATAGCCACAAAGCCTCTTCAATTGTAGAGCGCCTGCTGCTACGCTGGGCGATGCGACTGGCAAAACGCTACGAAATGGAACATCAACCAAGCGGGGTCTATGCAGGGTTGCTAACGCTAGCGGATTGGTTGGTGTTTGCAAAATGGCGATCGGTGTTTGGAGGGCGCTTGCAGCATCTCATTTGTGGAGGAGCCGCCCTGCGCGCCGAGGTGGCTACGGTATTTGCCGCCGCGGGTATTCCAGTGATGCAGGGGTATGGACTCACACAAGCCAGTGCTGTTGTATGCTGCAATCGGGGTTCTCACAACCGCCCCGGAACAGTTGGTACTCCCATTCCGGGAGTTGAACTAACGATCGCAGAGGATGGCGAAATTCTGATTCGTGGTCCTTACATCACACCGGGTTATTATCGCAATTCTGAAGCCACTCGATCGCTAATTGATTCGCAGGGTTGGCTCCATACAGGAGATTTGGGAACGATCTCTGAAGATGGATTTTTAAAGATCGTAGGACTAAAAAAATCGCTGTTTAAACTTTCGACTGGCAAATACATTGCTCCACAACCTATTGAGCAACGTCTAATGCAATCACCGTTCGTCGATCGAACAATCGTCATCGGGGCCGATCAAAAAACGTGTGCTTTATTGATTATTCCTAATCTAGCAGCCTTGCACCGCTATGCATTGGAGTTTGGAATTGATTCACCTAATGATGCCTTACTGAAGCATCCATGTGTACTAGCCTTGTATCAAGCTTTAGTCAACGTTGCGAATTGTCATTTGCCATACTGGGCCATCGTTAAGCAATTCCGATTGATTCATCCAGATATTATCTCTAACGCTGAACAGAACTCGATCGAACCACTCAGCCGGACGGCTCTACTACAACTCTTGACTGATGAAGTTAAGGCATTATTTGCTGAAATAACGCCTCAGGTAAGACCTCAAAATATCAAAGTTTTGACAAGCCCTGATGCAGATAAATGGAATATCAATGAGCAAGCTGGGTCTGAAGTGATTGATTTACTGTGTTCTTACCTTCCCGACGCAACTTGTCCTGTTTTTGCTCAATCATTGAATCCGCGATTGACAACGCTGCGATTGATCGTGCCATTTATGCTTTACACCGGAATGAATATACCTGAATTTTCTAGAGGCATTGCAGAGCAACTCATTACGATTCTTTAA
- a CDS encoding trypsin-like peptidase domain-containing protein has product MSFQVLRLASSGLIVVGTTLGLTLFNAMSPVEWFSVSGFGRSAPRVALAQDAETVYAEVSPAVVSIESDSATGSGTLIRSDGLVLTNAHVVGDARSVTVILADGTQYVGEVIGYGETGLDLAVVRLQGDDSFPTVRIAEPGSVRTGQQVFAIGNPFGRFQGSITQGIVSRIDREQGLIQTDASINPGNSGGPLLNNRGELIGVNTAIYAPRGSAGNIGIGFAIPIEQIQPFLAAVNQGAAPRTAQQQTPFVEERTVQPLTLNSQIQGRLDDNSGILPADNSYFNAYSFAGRAGQQVVIHMSSSELNPYLILLSPTGTALAQDDDSGGGRNSRLSVTLPDDGTYLILANSYAAGEQGNYQLELSTIATNPQPTVAILQTEGLLGSSSPKLEDGSLYEEHSFQGNAGQTVTISLESSDFDTYLILLGPNDQVIGENDDAASNTLNSTLTITLPVTGTYRIIANAYDSEGQGRYVLTVR; this is encoded by the coding sequence ATGAGTTTTCAAGTCCTCCGTCTCGCATCGTCGGGTCTGATTGTTGTGGGCACAACCCTGGGGCTAACTCTATTTAACGCGATGTCTCCGGTGGAGTGGTTCAGTGTATCTGGGTTTGGCCGATCTGCGCCTCGCGTTGCACTAGCCCAAGATGCAGAAACAGTTTATGCCGAAGTTAGTCCGGCAGTTGTCTCGATCGAATCCGACAGTGCGACGGGGAGTGGCACGTTGATTCGCTCGGATGGGTTGGTGCTAACCAATGCCCATGTGGTTGGAGATGCCCGATCGGTGACAGTGATTTTAGCGGACGGCACTCAGTATGTGGGCGAGGTGATTGGCTATGGAGAAACGGGTCTCGATTTAGCGGTAGTTCGTCTGCAAGGAGACGATTCCTTTCCAACCGTCCGCATTGCTGAACCAGGGTCTGTCCGCACGGGGCAACAGGTGTTTGCAATCGGTAATCCCTTCGGACGTTTCCAAGGCTCCATCACGCAGGGAATTGTGAGCCGTATCGATCGGGAACAAGGATTGATCCAAACAGACGCTTCGATCAATCCAGGCAACTCCGGGGGGCCATTGTTGAACAACCGAGGGGAATTAATTGGTGTCAACACGGCTATTTATGCTCCACGAGGATCGGCCGGAAATATCGGCATCGGCTTTGCTATTCCGATCGAACAAATTCAACCCTTTTTAGCGGCTGTTAACCAAGGGGCTGCCCCACGAACTGCTCAACAGCAAACCCCATTTGTTGAAGAACGCACTGTACAACCCTTAACGCTCAATAGCCAGATTCAAGGCAGGTTAGATGACAACAGTGGTATTCTGCCAGCCGATAATAGCTACTTCAATGCCTATTCATTCGCGGGTAGGGCAGGACAGCAAGTGGTCATCCATATGAGTAGCAGCGAATTGAATCCGTATTTGATTTTGTTATCTCCTACCGGAACCGCTTTGGCTCAAGATGACGACAGTGGTGGCGGCCGTAATTCCCGCCTCAGTGTGACATTGCCAGATGATGGCACGTATTTGATTTTAGCTAATTCGTATGCTGCTGGAGAACAAGGTAATTATCAGCTAGAACTGTCAACTATTGCCACAAACCCTCAACCAACAGTCGCAATTCTTCAAACGGAAGGTCTCCTCGGTAGTAGTTCACCGAAGCTGGAAGATGGCAGTTTATACGAGGAGCATAGCTTTCAAGGAAACGCCGGTCAAACCGTTACCATTTCCCTAGAAAGCAGTGACTTTGATACCTACTTAATTTTGCTAGGGCCCAACGATCAAGTCATTGGTGAGAACGATGATGCTGCTTCCAATACACTCAACTCCACTTTGACCATCACCCTCCCGGTGACGGGAACCTATCGTATCATTGCCAATGCCTATGACTCGGAGGGACAAGGGCGCTATGTTTTAACTGTTCGGTAA